The DNA window GATACAAACATAACCAATAGAGACATAGAGGAAAATGAAGATATCATATCGAACATAAGGATATGGGACCATCGAGCACTTAGACAGTCCTACAGACAGCTCCAACAAATACGTACATATTATACATTCAATGACGTTGATATAGATAGGTATAGAACAGATGAAAATTATCAGCAGTATATGCTTGCAGTCAGGGAACTGGATATTGATGGACTTCCACCACAGGCAAGAAACTGGGTTAACGAACGGCTCATATATACTCATGGTTTCGGTATGGTAATGAATCCAGTAAGTACAAAGACCGCAGATGGTCAGCCTGAACTTGCACTTCAGGACATACCTCCAAGAGGCGATTTTGAAATCGAAAACCCACGGGTATACTATGGCGAAAGTACGAATGAATACAAGATTGTTAATACACTACGACAGGAATTTGATTATCCAAGAAGTGAGGGAGGAAATGTATTAACAAATTATGACGGGAAAGGCGGAGTACAGATGGATTCATTCTTTAAACGCCTAGCATATGCCTTCCGATTTGGTGAGCCGAAGTTCATTTTAAGTGAGTATATAACTGATGATTCCAGGGTCATGTATCATCAGCATATAGAGGAAAGAACCGATAAAATAGCACCATTCCTTGAATATGACAGCGATCCCTATCCTGTTATCCATGATGGAAGAATCCACTGGATAATTGATGCCTACACTACTGCATCAAGGTATCCCTACTCGGATACTTATTACGGTTCAGAAATGAGTGGTATAAATTACCTACAGAACCCTGTTAAAGTGGTAATCGATTCCTATGATGGTAGTGTTGATTACTACATAATAGAAGAAGAGCCCGTGGTAGAAACATATTCCAAGATATTCCCGGATTTGTTTAAGTCATATGAACAAATGCCAGAAAATCTCAAGCAGCATATAAGGTATCCTGTAGATTATTTCGAGGTACAGATGGAACTGTACAGAAACTACCATATGACAGACCCTGTAACATTCTACAACAGGGAAGATTCATGGGATATACCTGAGGAGCAGTATAGAGGTACAAGTACTAAAATGGAGCCATATTACATGATTACAAGGCTTCCAGGTAGTGATGAACTGGAATATATCCTTTTGCAGCCATTTACACCACGTGAAAGACAGAACATGATTTCCTGGATTGCAGCAAGAAGTGATGAACCACATTACGGTGAAATAAAAGATTACCGAATGCAAAAAGGAGAACTGGTATATGGTCCAACTCAGATAGAAGCCCGTATAGACCAGAATCCCGAGATTTCAGAACAATTGACACTCTGGGGCCAAAGCGGTTCAAATGTTATAAGAGGAAACCTCCTTGTGGTACCAATAGGTAATTCAATACTTTATACAGAACCTATATTCATAAGCGCTGAAGAATCAGAGATACCAGAACTTAGAAGGGTTGTTGCTTCATCAGGTAATAGAGTTGTAATGTCAGTTGAACTCAGGCAAGCTCTTGAAGGACTCGCTGAAGGTCGCGTAGATGGTATTGACCCCGGAACTATACCCGGCGAACCCGTTGTTCCAAGGACAGCTCAACAACTGGCACAACAGGCACTGGAACATTATGAAACAGCTCAAGAACACCTAAGGGCAGGTAACTGGTCAGCCTATGGAGAAGAAATAGAACAGATGAGAGACGTACTAAATCAGCTATCTCAAGAACTTGAAGATGTCAATACTACAGAAACAGGACAATAAAAAATAAAAAGAGGTTCATTCGGGGTTTAATAACCTATCTATCGAATGTATCACACCATTGGTACACTCGATATCTGAATGAACCACTTTTGCGTTATTTACATTTACATCATCACCTGATTCTTCGGCTATAATATCCCCACCTTGCAGAGTTCTCATTGATTTTAATTGGACAGCATCCTGTAACATGGCTTTCCCGCCTGTTATATGATAGAGAAGAATTTGTTTCAATTCTTCTTTGTCTGCAAGGAGATTATCCAGTTCCTTTTCAGAAAACGTTGAAAAAGCATCATCATCAGGTGCATAAAGTGTAAATGGCCCCTTATTGATTAATAAATCCTTGAGTCCGGCTGTTTCTAACGCATTTAAAAGAGTCTTGAACGAACCGCACTCTCTGGCGGTTTCAATTATATCATCCATAATATCCCCCTATTGAGTATATTAATAGGAATTAAGAAAATAAAATATGATAAAGTTAATGGTAAACCGTTATAAATTATTCTTAACCCCAGAATTGTTTGGTTCGGGCATATTTTCGTTCAGCCTCCATTATATCTCTGTAAAAGGCTTCTTCATCCTGCCTCATCTTTTGTATGACTCTGGAAGCTGTATCCGGCCCAATTCCCCTGCTTGCAAGGGCTATCACGGCTTTTTTGCCATGGGTGAGTACAATGCTTGAATTGCGATAAACCCTTTGGATTCGTTTTGTTTCTTCTCTGGATGTAACACTGTCCTGTTTTTTGACAAGTTTTATCTCGTCCTCTTCCCAAGGTTTAAGAGCAGCCACCATTTTGGATTCGCAGACTGGACACTGAATAACTTCTGGAACGTTTTTAACCTTTCTTCTGGATGTCCATTTTTTACAGTTGACACAGAACAGTATAACCCGGTCGTTCATGATTCGTTCTTTTAAAGCCATTACAATTGACCTGTCCGCCTTGTCAGCCGCAACCAAATCCTTTCTTACAGCAAAACCGGCTGAACCTATAGGTGTTGGCTCACTTACAAGGATTGAAATCTCTCCGGAATTTAATTTTGTCAGTATATCCTTTGCACCATCGACATTAAGCATATCATGAAAAATCTCTCTTACTACTTCATCATACATCCATGTTTCTTCATAGATATCAAGAAGTTTTTTCATACTGATGCGGTCGTAATCTATATCCTTGCTCAATGCACCGAATTTTTTCGCGACATGTACCATCTTCCACTTCATCACGGTGGTGTTTTTCAGTGTCATCTCAATTATCGGTTCAATATGTTCGGGCTGTATTCCCAGAATCATATCTTTTACAAGGTCGGCACTAACCCTTTTAGGAAGTTTTAACTTAATCCTGTACGGATCAATCTCCTGACCCACACTGCTTCCGAACCTGGCGGCAAGAAGGGATGTTAGCACTTTTGCAAAGGTTTCATTTGTGGTGTGACCAA is part of the Methanohalobium evestigatum Z-7303 genome and encodes:
- a CDS encoding UPF0182 family membrane protein, whose translation is MQSFKPIYLFIALLAIILGIGPLLGIYMDYLWFGMVDYTSVFTTILQWKIVTVIPGFILAFIFLYINIKFARNSIDKILTDKQIAYEKIDYRLFLIGTVFLSFLFGLVFSGNWRTILLYLNSTPFGIQDPILLNDVGFYIFQLPFFHMLRGVLLGLVIITLIIAGALYVYRLQPVLLTQRDDTEEPYDINPEINIKNIMDKVPKRVLVHVSVLLAFIFALIAVGFFLNRYEILFTQQGAVAGAGYTDVFVRLPIFTILTVLSALTAVALLANIKLKNIKVPLIGIGLIVLFVLASAFVPSVYQQYAVEPTELQREEPFLEHSINFTREAYGLSDADVNQLDVDTNITNRDIEENEDIISNIRIWDHRALRQSYRQLQQIRTYYTFNDVDIDRYRTDENYQQYMLAVRELDIDGLPPQARNWVNERLIYTHGFGMVMNPVSTKTADGQPELALQDIPPRGDFEIENPRVYYGESTNEYKIVNTLRQEFDYPRSEGGNVLTNYDGKGGVQMDSFFKRLAYAFRFGEPKFILSEYITDDSRVMYHQHIEERTDKIAPFLEYDSDPYPVIHDGRIHWIIDAYTTASRYPYSDTYYGSEMSGINYLQNPVKVVIDSYDGSVDYYIIEEEPVVETYSKIFPDLFKSYEQMPENLKQHIRYPVDYFEVQMELYRNYHMTDPVTFYNREDSWDIPEEQYRGTSTKMEPYYMITRLPGSDELEYILLQPFTPRERQNMISWIAARSDEPHYGEIKDYRMQKGELVYGPTQIEARIDQNPEISEQLTLWGQSGSNVIRGNLLVVPIGNSILYTEPIFISAEESEIPELRRVVASSGNRVVMSVELRQALEGLAEGRVDGIDPGTIPGEPVVPRTAQQLAQQALEHYETAQEHLRAGNWSAYGEEIEQMRDVLNQLSQELEDVNTTETGQ
- a CDS encoding fasciclin domain-containing protein, with protein sequence MDDIIETARECGSFKTLLNALETAGLKDLLINKGPFTLYAPDDDAFSTFSEKELDNLLADKEELKQILLYHITGGKAMLQDAVQLKSMRTLQGGDIIAEESGDDVNVNNAKVVHSDIECTNGVIHSIDRLLNPE